One stretch of Pieris brassicae chromosome 8, ilPieBrab1.1, whole genome shotgun sequence DNA includes these proteins:
- the LOC123712742 gene encoding serine/threonine-protein kinase PAK 2 has product MTGRSGRGVFGKLFSKKQLSKDERVQEIGMPTNVKQHIHVSMNSETGMLEGLPASWLRQLNAQISPAEQSENPNAAIQAVAFHNFHVLKKEQAEKEPCKPIITEEAITKEGIEIKKFIAKKNAHQSQDSDISIGQSSEEDVGSSTDTLSQRQTMPAAPTKNSIKKKDTVMDLTAVVQDLTLIGTEPEESPILRKKELINAAMSDEEIYEELRRICNKDDPYVRFERVKQLGAGASGVVFVAIDSKDNSRVAIKDIDLSKQTKKDLILNEINVLKGFNHKNLVNFLDSFLSYDHLWVAMELLDGGSLTDVVTEVVMKEGQIAAVCRETLQAIAFLHSKGTIHRDIKSDNVLLGMDGTVKVTDFGFCANIVGDEKRQTMVGTPYWMAPEVVKRKQYGKKVDVWSLGIMAIEMIEGEPPYMKETPLRALYFIAAVGRPKIPRWDKLSPAFQDFLDKCLQVDADDRATAEELLEHPFLDCAMELRTLTPLIKAAQRILHKNYD; this is encoded by the exons ATGACGGGACGCTCGGGCCGAGGTGTTTTTGGGAAGTTGTTCTCAAAGAAACAACTTAGTAAGGATGAAAGGGTTCAAGAAATCGGCATGCCGACCAATGTGAAACAACACATACACGTTAGTATGAATTCTGAAACCGGAATGTTAGAGGGTTTACCTGCATCATGGCTGAGACAGCTGAATGCACAAATCTCGCCAGCTGAACAAAGCGAAAACCCCAATGCGGCTATACAAGCCGTTGCTTTTCACAATTTCCACGTCCTAAAAAAAGAACAAGCAGAAAAAGAACCATGCAAACCTATTATAACAGAAGAAGCTATCACAAAAGAAGGAATAgaaataaagaagtttataGCCAAAAAAAATGCTCACCAAAGTCAAGATTCAGATATTTCAATAGGCCAAAGTAGTGAAGAGGATGTTGGAAGTAGTACAGACACATTATCACAGAGACAAACCATGCCTGCAGCACCTACCAAGAATagtataaagaaaaaagataCTGTGATGGATTTAACAGCGGTGGTCCAAGACCTTACTCTTATAGGTACAGAACCTGAAGAGAGTCCTATTCTTAGGaaaaaagaattaataaatgCAGCAATGAGTGATGAGGAAATTTATGAGGAACTAAGAAGGATTTGTAATAAGGATGATCCATATGTAAGATTTGAAAGAGTCAAACAACTTGGTGCTGGAGCTTCag GTGTGGTGTTTGTTGCTATAGACAGCAAAGACAATTCAAGAGTAGCCATCAAAGATATTGACCTCTCTAAACAAACCAAAAAGGATCTTATTCTTAATGAAATCAATGTTCTAAAGGGCTTCAATCACAAAAATCTAGTGAACTTCCTTGATTCTTTTTTAAGTTATGACCACTTATGGGTTGCTATGGAACTATTAGATGGAGGCTCCTTAACAGATGTAGTCACAGAAGTGGTAATGAAAGAAGGCCAAATAGCTGCAGTTTGCCGTGAAACCCTCCAAGCCATTGCATTCTTGCATTCAAAAGGCACTATTCACAGAGACATTAAATCGGACAATGTTCTTTTGGGTATGGATGGCACTGTCAAAGTAACCGATTTTGGATTTTGTGCCAACATAGTCGGAGACGAGAAAAGACAGACAATGGTTGGAACTCCATATTGGATGGCGCCAGAGGTTGTTAAAAGAAAGCAATATGGAAAGAAAGTGGATGTGTGGTCCCTGGGAATAATGGCAATTGAGATGATTGAAGGGGAACCACCATATATGAAGGAAACTCCATTGAGAGCTCTATACTTTATAGCTGCTGTTGGCAGACCAAAGATACCCAGGTGGGATAAACTTTCACCTGCCTTCCAAGATTTCTTGGATAAATGCTTGCAAGTGGATGCTGATGACAGAGCAACAGCTGAGGAACTGTTAGAGCATCCATTCCTTGATTGTGCCATGGAATTACGAACGTTGACGCCACTCATAAAAGCCGCGCAAAGGATCCTTCACAAGAATTACGACTGA